A window of Pecten maximus chromosome 12, xPecMax1.1, whole genome shotgun sequence genomic DNA:
tgtagatgTTGCAAATACTGCACAGAAGTTTATGTAGAAAAACAAAAGTTTCAAGACATTTTATCTTTCACATGCAGTCATTACTAGTGGTCTTTGaccttgttgtatgtgtggtatgtagtTTGTCACATTTAGTTGTGTGACGTTAAAGTGTCCTGATTTTGTGACCTTCACACTTGGATAGCATTATAGATGGAGTATGGGTAAGTGATGCGAGTATGTGTACAATTGGACTATAAGTGTATGTGAAAGGGACACAATAAATGTACTGTCTAATaccaatgttttgttttctttatgaaACTTTTGTACTTGTATGCAAGCCAACAAAGTTTGGTTACATCACCCGAGCCGAAGACTTGTCAGAGCTAATACTATGGGGCATTGTCCGTCATCAGTTGTGTGTCTTCTGTAAACTTTTCTCAACAGCtattgatgaaacttgcttggaatatttttatgttttaagtgaaaatataaatcaaGATGGACCCCTTGATGACTGTCTTTAAAGTCCTATTTGACTTTATAACTGAAATATTATTAGCTTCATAATAATGAGACTATGAATGATCAAGAACATTTTCAACTCTGAAATCCCTgaaccaaatttgatgaaattttgcagaaacctaCCTTTGCTAAAGGTCAACAAAGGTAAAGTTATTTAAATGTCAAGATATATCTCTGCTTTAGACCGGCAACTTTAAAAGGCTTTGTTTCAATTGAGCTATCAACTTtggatttttttctcaatttttacCCATTTCAAATGCTGTCTTAATGTATCAATTTAAAATCGACTGTGACTTGAAAGAATAAATTTAAAACAGTATTGCCTTGATTTCATTCAAACATTGAACTTCTGCACTTTTCGATCAAACATGAAACTGAAGTCATAtttaaaatgagaaaataaaactttattaaACATAGTTATTCATTTCACAATCAATTTAAAACAATCGTCTGGATATTAAAAAAGAACACCATCAAATGACTACTGTTATTACATTCTAATATACTTAATTGGTCATACAATATACTACCACATCTTCAATAGAAGGCTTGACAATTATTCCACTGAGtctttatttataatatacCTTGAGACGAAAATTACTgctatgatgatatataaaaagCTAGATGGAGATATGAAAttattacaagaggcccatgggtcaTGACGGTTATCTGAGTTTCGAAATATTTCagacaatttgacctttttttagccccgcccatcagccccttggAGTCAGTCAGGACCAATAGGTCTATACCATTAAGCTatcatcctatgctgataatgttaacaaagttagaacgAATTCCATTGGAAATCCCAACAAATcggtcaaaaatgtgatttccctatataaactgtAGAAAAGTTTACCCggccccaggggcaaacatgagacctcGGGgccataaaattcacaattttggtaaagcaccttaaaactcttctatctatgaagagtTTTTGATTCCGCCATATCTGAGAGTAataggggccgcagtggccgagtggttaaggtgtcccgacactttaatactagccctccacctctgggttgcgagttcgaaacctacgtaaggcagttgccaggtactgaccgtaggccggtggtttttctccgggtactccggctttcctccacttccaaaacctggcacgtccttaaatgaccctggctgttaataggacgttaaacaaaaacaaaccaaaatctgagagtaaagaagaagatttttgaagttttagtcaatttgacccttttttccccgcccctcaggcccctgggggggaggggggatggggaccatataattcacaattttggctgacctttagccatagaagcttcctgccaaattttaTTATACCctcgcaacgaagttaggggggtatactggaatcaggttgtctgtccctccgtccgtccctccgtccggccgtccgtctgtctgttgacgcattttgtccggacaactcctaaaccgaagggccgatttcaatgaaacttcacacaaatatagaggaccatgtgcagatgtgcatctcactttctttttctcaaaattatggttgctatggcaactggtcactttattactgggttatcttagtaagcctctaattaacagttccaattcaccattgactcgtgtaGATTGCGgaggtattagtcagccatcttggcgacagttctagttgaaTTTGGCTCAGCGGTTtcggagaagaagtcaaaaatgtaaattgtttacggatgcaCAACGCACAACGATGGACAAAAAAGCGATTAGAATAGAGACTTCGTCAGTGCAATAATGATAATCATGGAGGCTCTAGGAGTTTCTTAGTTCCTAAAATGTACTAAAATGCAAAGTTTTATGTATGTGTAAAGACGTATAGGttcaatatacagtgtatgtgtatatgtggTGATGACCATGGTCAGGTGGTGGTGGGGTGTGAGAGAGAGTGTacgttttctttcttttctttttgtgtgtatgtgtggtggttactcacatatatatgtatgttactgtaaGTGTGAGGTTTGGAGAGTGTGTCtttgaaaggggggggggggggggggggggtgggttttttttttttttgtgcgagtgtgtgtgtgtttgggggggtaggttttttgtgtgtgtggtgtgtgtgtgtgtgtgtgtgtgtgtgtgtgcttgGTTATGTTTGAGATTAAATTGCGATCACCCAGTTTAAATTGTGATCACCCAGTTTTGcatgtgtatgttatgtataatgtatgtgatgccagaatgtgttttttttgtcaatGAGGCTGGTGAAATGTGTTTAAATATTgtagtaacaaaatataaatgcaTTAATGTTGGGACTATAATATAAAGgttcaaaatacactgtatgtgtatgtgGTGATgattggaggggggggggggggggggggtattcaTGTGAGGGTGTaccttttctttcttttctttttgtgtccgtgtggtggtgtatatatacattgtaatcacATATATGTGAATGTATGCTACCGTAAATGTGAAGTTTGGAGAGTGTGTCTTTACAAAGGtgtgtttgttttaaatcaCTTTCTACATATATAGAAGGTTATAAgcaaaaacaataaagaaaaaacaaacaaaaaacaaaaaatgaaagatTGCATCACCAAATAACAGATGCTGCTAGTAACAGCTAGCCAGTGTTTCCAAAACATGATTTGTAAAGGTTAAAAGTGTTAAAAAAAGCTTAATAACTCTTTCCTTCACCAAATCAATGATAAAATGTCCTCATATTATCAATGCCATCTATAGACATAGTCCATGTCACCAAACGAATTACCAGGATGTACAGGTTCCCACTGAGTGGTGGTTAGTTACACCAGGACGTACAGGTTCCCACTGAGTGGTGGTTAGTTACACCAGGACGTACAGGTTCCCACTGGGTGGTGGTTAGTTACACCAGGACGTACAGGTTCCCACTGAGTGGTGGTTAGTTACACCAGGACGTACAGGTTCCCACTGGGTGGTGGTTAGTTACACCAGGACGTACAGGTTCCCACTGAGTGGTGGTTAGTTGTACCAGGACGTACAGGTTCCCACTGAGTGGTGGTTAGTTACACCAGGACGTACAGGTTCCCACTGAGTGGTGGTTAGTTGTACCAGGACGTACAGGTTCCCACTGAGTGGTGGTTAGTTACACCAGGACGTACAGGTTCCCACTGAGTGGTGGTTAGTTACACCAGGATGTACAGGTTCCCACTGAGTGGTGGTTAGTTACACCAGGACGTACAGGTTCCCACTGAGTGGTGGTTAGTTGTACCAGGACGTACAGGTTCCCACTGAGTGGTGGTTAGTTACACCAGGACGTACAGGTTCCCACTGAGTGGTGGTTAGTTACACCAGGACGTACCGGTTCCTACAGAGTGATGGTTAGTTGTACCAGGACGTACAGGTTCCCACTGAGTGGTGGTTAGTTACACCAGGACGTACAGGTTCCCACTGAGTGGTGGTTAGTTACACCAGGACGTACAGGTTCCCACTGAGTGGTGGTTAGTTACACCAGGACGTACAGGTTCCCACTGAGTGGTGGTTAGTTACACCAGGACGTACAGGTTCCCACTGAGTGGTGGTTAGTTACACCAGGACGTACAGGTTCCCACTTGAGTGGTGGTTAGTTACACCAGGACGTACAGGTTCCCACTGAGTGGTGGTTAGTTACACCAGGACGTACAGGTTCCCACTGAGTGGTGGTTAGTTACACCAGGACGTACAGGTTCCCACTGAGTGGTGGTTAGTTACACCAGGACGTACAGGTTCCCACTGAGTGGTGGTTAGTTACACCAGGACGTACAGGTTCCCACTGAGTGGTGGTTAGTTACACCAGGACGTACAGGTTCCCCCACCGAGTGGTGGTTAGTTACACCAGGACGTACAGGTTCCCACTGAGTGGTGGTTAGTTGTACCAGGACGTACAGGTTCCCACTGAGTGGTGGTTAGTTACACCAGGACGTACAGGTTCCCACTGAGTGGTGGTTAGTTACACCAGGACGTACAGGTTCCCACTGAGTGGTAGTCGTTCCATGACCATGTTTATGGGTTTTTTAAAACTTGATTGAGCATTTGCGTAAACTTAAATATTAAGAAGTAATTCAGCTATTACAAGTTtattatatgaaaaaataatcatatGTAATAATAAAATGGCAAGAATCagtatgattttgtttaaatatgaattCAAAGTACAGCCAAAAACAAATCACATTACTTCTAGCTGACACTGCATATGaatatgatgaaaaatatttcaaggCTCAAATACTTTTGACTGTCAGCCAAAGTATCTATAATTCAGACCACACAACACCAATATTTTATCTTCAAATGTATAAACAAGTATTACTTCTGTTGCAGATAGGTTTTCaataactttaaaataaatatgaactAAATTCTTTCCTGGAATATAACGACAAAAttaatataacaatgatacagaTACCTGTAAAGacttttttcacaattttataCTCATAGTCTAGTAACAAGAAAGAACAAAAGTATTGCAGAGCAGGGCATATATAATACGCCCGTGACATAATATGCTGGCCTGACATAATAAACCCTGTCAGAATACACCCCTGGCCTGATATAATATGCAAAACCTGACATAAAATGCCAACCCTGACATATAATATGCCAAGTGACATAATATGCCAATCCTGACATAACATGCCAACAGTGACATACTTACCCCTATCAGAATACATCCCTGGCCTGACATGATATGCCAACAGTGACATAATATGCTTGTCTTGAAAAAATACACCTGTGACGTAATCAAAAGACAGAATTCAAATTCAACTGAGACATAAACTtcaaacaaagggccataactcacACGAAGCAACTCCATTTGATGATGTTACTTCATGTCTTACTAATGACTTGTGTGAGATTTGGTTGAAAACTGTAGAACTAGTTGTGGTCACAAGGAAGTGTAAATGGACATACAGTGCCATACTGGAAAATGCTCTACtctattccatattatttatgAGCAAAGTAAAATCTTCAACATTTTCGTTGCCATTACATCACCTACACATGAACAGCAATAAAGGCCAcgtggtaatacatgtatagcaacaatgtttataaaatacatacaCTTCCTACTGGATCTGTACAAACAttgtctctatatatacatgtattgtaaaaatattgtatattaatgAGATACCTTCAAAATAAAGGTTGAACAATCTGTTGGCAGTTATATTatcttatatacactgtaatattttgatataaaatctacaaaataaacTTTGAAAACTAAACATATTACTGTggctatacaataactatatcaGTTTCACATGATTTTCAGTACCTTAACAATACAGCAACAGTTCAGCCACAATTCTGTCTATCACaagaattatcaatattatgCCTGTCCCAATAATGGCAAATTTTATGCAAACTCCAAAAATTCGCTAAAATTTGTGTAACTTTCtccaaaaatatatcaaactccCAGGTTAATTTAAggcacatacatatatataaaattatatagatGTAGTAATGTTTTATCACTTATTCTCCAAATTCACCTTAACATGACATTTTTACccaaaaatataatttcttcAAAGATATAAACAGGAAAGCTACTATCTTATCCCaataaaatagaaaacatacatgatattgttattactGAACTTAACTTTCAAAAGGACTATAAACTCATTTTTAAGTGAATTGGAGAAACAATAAAGATCAAATGTAATTTCTCAAAATACACAAAAAGTATCACCGTAGTCTTGTTATTACAACTTTTTGTCTCAGAGGGACAAAAACTAGCAATAAGAGGTTCTAGTGCACTAGAACTTCATGACATAGCTCACTTTTAAATATGgtaaaattacatcatttttataaaaacaagaaagTAAGATATATTTCTACCTGTTTTTCTGCTTCTATAAGGCCTAACATTAGGATTTCAATGGTAAAATAGGGATACAAGAATAACAATATATGTTTAACATTCAGGGACGCAGCTGTATGTGAAAACAAGGGAAAAAAATTATAATGGATAAATAAATCATGGCACAAAATATATGTTCAACATTAAAAATAATGACAGAAAATATGAAGCAACTTTAAAATGATGTATGGATTTACTTAGTCTAGTAAAAAtaggaaaagaaaaaatcagAGTACAATGGTTTCCTACCTCCCAGGATTATTCATCCGTACAAATTTTCTTAAGGAATGTGTATCAAAATGGCATAAAGTAATCATGGAATGTATATTTTTACGCTTTAACAATAGTGTAAATTCCCTTCAAAATAACCccatttatatactgtaaattcCCTTCAAAATAACCccatttatatactgtaaatcctcTTTAAAATAACCccatttatatactgtaaattcCCTTCAAAATAACCccatttatatactgtaaaattCCCTTCAAAATAACCccatttatatactgtaaattcCCTTCAAAATATCCCCATTTATGTACTGTAAATTCCCTCCAAAATAACCCcatttatatatgtgtactgTAAATTCTCTTCAAAATAACCCcatttatatatgtgtactgTAAATTCTCTTCAAAATAATAGCAACAATGAATTGCAAGtaaaatacataatgatatactgtatatgatacattgtacgcGTATTGATAattggatatttatatataacagtaattacaacaagaggccaaaagggcctgtatcgctcacctggttgatttgaccaaatggcaaaataatgttcatgttcaatttgggACAGGGATCTCAACAGAtttaatatagccaaattgtCCTCAagtccctggggagggggttcagccccatcatttgtataaatttgaatcccagccatCTAGGGATGTTACCACTAAAATATCAATGTCCTACAatgcttggttccagagaagttgtaaatatcattattgCCAAATCAACTccttttggcccctcccctCAGGCCCCCTGAGAGTGCAGCcctaccatttgtacaattttgaatccctaccccatagggttgctaccagtcaaatatgaataatatccattgcttagttttagAGAAGCTGTTTATATCAaattagccaaattgaccccttttggccctgcccctcaggccccctgAGAATTCAGCCCtacaatttgtacaatttttaatccccacccaataaagatgctaccagacaaatatgagcgatatccatcaCTTAGTTTCGGAGAagatgttgtttatatcaattcaattaaactgacccctcttggccccaccCTTCAGGCCCTGAGAGGCCGGCCCTGCCCCAAAGGAATGcaaccagtcaaatatgagcgatatctattgctcagtttcaaagaagaagtcattcatatcaatatagccaaattgaccccttttggccctgcctcTTAAGCCCCTGGCAGGGGAGTCATaccaaccatttgtacaattttgaatgtcAACCACCAAGAGATGCTTTCCATtagtcctttggaccaggtgagctaatgaGAAAGGAATCAAACTCACAATCTACATCACCTAAttgcctagccagaaatattgGCCATTGCaccattttcaaaaattatatatacataattatatatgtcaACAAGTCATTAAAAGTACAGATTTCAAAGGTTTTGCATGAGTTTCTTATTTGTATGAGATTCAtcatgtcctgtatattaaagaactttataataaaaaaagcaCTGTGACTGGTGTAGATACATTTTTAAGCAGACATAAACTTCAACTTTTTATTTCTGACATAATTTGTAAAAACTAGATCACAATTTTTGGGAGACAAAATTTGCCCCCAATTCCACTGAAATATGCAATCTGGTTCATTTCCCTAAAAGCCTCTTGAAACTTTCCCCAAAATATCTTGGAAGCCTAGGTGCTTGCTAAATTTGGATTTAACTTCTTTGTTGCATAGGCAAGGATGGATTCTCAGGACATTTGGTTTCTTTTTATCCATCATCACTACAGACTTTGTTCTATTTCTTGCATGTTTCTCTCTGCACTGTTTTTATAAGTCTTCATCCCCTTATTAACCACCACTATAACAGACATCCCTcccatttacaatatttttctgTCTCTGTTTATGTAATCTGTCTTCATCCCTCCATTAACCATCCCTATACCAGACTTTCCTCCCATTTGTGATGTTTTTCTCTCTGTGACATCTGTCTTCATCCCTCCATTAACCATCTCTGTACCAGACTTCCCTCCCATTTGTGATGTTTTTCTCTCTGTGACATCTGTCTTCATCCCTCCATTAACCATCCCTATACCAGACTTCCCTCCCATTTGTGATGTTTTTCTCTCTGTGACATCTGTCTTCATCCCTCCATTAACCATCCCTATACCGGACTTTCCTCCCATTTGTGATGTTTTTCTCTCTGTGACATCTGTCTTCATCCCTCCATTAACCATCCCCATACCAGACTTCCCTCCCATTTGTGATGTTTTTCTCTCTGTGACATCTGTCTTCATCCCTCCATTAACCATCCCTATACCGGACTTTCCTCCCATTTGTGATGTTTTTCTCTCTGTGACATCTGTCTTCATCCCTCCATTAACCATCTCTGTACCAGACTTCCCTCCCATTTGTGATGTTTTTCTCTCTGTGACATCTGTCTTCATCCCTCCATTAACCAACCCTGTACCAGACTTCCCTCCCATTTGTGATGTTTTTCTCTCTGTGACATCTGTCTTCATCCCTCCATTAACCATCTCTGTACCAGACTTCCCTCCCATTTGTGATGTTTTTCTCTCTGTGACATCTGTCTTCATCCCTCCATTAACCATCTCTGTACCAGACTTCCCTCCCATTTGTGATGTTTTTCTCTCTGTGACATCTGTCTTCATCCCTCCATTAACCATCTCTGTACCAGACTTCCCTCCTATTTGTGATGTTTTTCTCTCTGTGACATCTGTCTTCATCCCTCCATTAACCATCTCTGTACCAGACTTCCCTCCTATTTGTGATGTTTTTCTCTCTGTGACATCTGTCTTCATCCCTCCATTAACCATCCCTATACCAGACTTTCCTCCCATTTGTGATGTTTTTCTCTCTGTGACATCTGTTTTCACCTTTCCGTTGACAGTTTCCATGCGTGATTTTTGTCCCAATGCTGCCATGTTTTTCCATGTTCCTGAGTTAAATTCTCCATTGTTTAAGCCGGGCTTTAGatctgttttgtatttttgtctaTTATCCTGGAGTCTGGCTGCTGCCCTCTGTATTATATCTGCCTGAAATGATCTGCTTTGATTGAATCTACTTCTAATCTTCTTGAGTTGTTGAAGAGGAGTTAATTTTGGCATgtattgttctttttttgtTCTATCCTGATCCAAAGGCTTGATGACGTCTGTTTTACTGTTGTTTAAATCCTTACCTTTGGAATTTTGAGCTGATGTACTGGCATCATAACCTGGGCGATTGGCCCAGGTCTTTCTCTTTGAAAATTCTGCGATTTCATTAACTTCTTGTGTGATTTCCTGTACGGTTTGCCTGATGTTGATCTCTACCCACTCAGTAGCAGTCATTGCGTCAAAATATGTACTGATCTCATGTCTCATGAAGCCATCCATGCCACTTAAACTGGCATTCAGCATCAAGAGACTCGTGTTGATGCGCTTCAGTTCGTTAGGATCAAAGAACTGATGTTTGTAGTTGATCTCACTGGCGAAGCTGTTTATATTTTCTTTGACTGTACTATAAGTCTGAAGCTTTCCCCACAGTGTACGCAGTTTGTAGTAAATGGCTGAACCAGGAAACTTACACCCATCATAATCCCTATACTTTTTAAGTAGGTCCAGTTTGACAGGTTTTTCACACTTCAGCTGTTTAGATACAAGTCTATGTACAGATTCAGTGAATCCGCCAAACTGCATAACCTTGAGGGAGACAGCTAGAGAGGGAATACCAGCTGGGAGGAGCTCACACAGCGTACTGAAGTGACTGTACCTCTGTCGACCTATAATCCCTATTCCGATAATTTTTACAGCTTGTTCCTGATCTCTTGCACCAGGACCTATGGCCTCAATCAAGTGGATCCAGTTGAGATGATTTTTGAGGTGGTACACGGCATCAGTCATCACCCGGCCACTACCTGTAGAACCTTTAAAGGATGACGCTACCCACAGATGTTTGAAGGTATCCCG
This region includes:
- the LOC117339055 gene encoding uncharacterized protein LOC117339055 — encoded protein: MVDPTIARRAVSRYRLYLAGAVLIAVAVLSYYFMNLAPNKLSKNSLESKSRLKVAKNAKMWKQNKFISNSVLKTEMAQQRRNPDKLSLTDHHKSEILKPPMRAPVQDNVAFKDQLFGSPKTMETRRPATEHLDMWRITNESRFYGPISDYADYFRGMKRLVHLDLKGAPPNKLYLQRLFPLFKTFGATGVILEYEDMFPYKDRFSVIAAKNCYSEEDIKEILRYAANSELEIIPLIPTFGHLEFLLKHEKFRHMRDVDSSPFVISPALDATYVILTEMVQQVMRLHNTSSYVHIGAGGVTEIGRGLSASLINKGKTREDIMLEHVFKVSRIVKEKFNKQPIMWDDMLRSMDVKKLQESQLGQYVQPMVWSSMTNPADKLTSDIWSKYRDTFKHLWVASSFKGSTGSGRVMTDAVYHLKNHLNWIHLIEAIGPGARDQEQAVKIIGIGIIGRQRYSHFSTLCELLPAGIPSLAVSLKVMQFGGFTESVHRLVSKQLKCEKPVKLDLLKKYRDYDGCKFPGSAIYYKLRTLWGKLQTYSTVKENINSFASEINYKHQFFDPNELKRINTSLLMLNASLSGMDGFMRHEISTYFDAMTATEWVEINIRQTVQEITQEVNEIAEFSKRKTWANRPGYDASTSAQNSKGKDLNNSKTDVIKPLDQDRTKKEQYMPKLTPLQQLKKIRSRFNQSRSFQADIIQRAAARLQDNRQKYKTDLKPGLNNGEFNSGTWKNMAALGQKSRMETVNGKVKTDVTERKTSQMGGKSGIGMVNGGMKTDVTERKTSQIGGKSGTEMVNGGMKTDVTERKTSQIGGKSGTEMVNGGMKTDVTERKTSQMGGKSGTEMVNGGMKTDVTERKTSQMGGKSGTEMVNGGMKTDVTERKTSQMGGKSGTGLVNGGMKTDVTERKTSQMGGKSGTEMVNGGMKTDVTERKTSQMGGKSGIGMVNGGMKTDVTERKTSQMGGKSGMGMVNGGMKTDVTERKTSQMGGKSGIGMVNGGMKTDVTERKTSQMGGKSGIGMVNGGMKTDVTERKTSQMGGKSGTEMVNGGMKTDVTERKTSQMGGKSGIGMVNGGMKTDYINRDRKIL